The following coding sequences lie in one Syngnathus scovelli strain Florida chromosome 1, RoL_Ssco_1.2, whole genome shotgun sequence genomic window:
- the rbm22 gene encoding pre-mRNA-splicing factor RBM22: protein MATSLGSNTYNRQNWEDADFPILCQTCLGENPYIRMTKEKYGKECKICARPFTVFRWCPGTRMRFKKTEVCQTCSKMKNVCQTCLLDLEYGLPIQVRDTGLAIKDDIPRSDVNKEYFTQNMERELADLDAAWPGGQGGKAASSSDMLLKLARTTPYYKRNRPHICSFWVKGECRRGEECPYRHEKPTDPDDPLADQNIKDRYYGINDPVADKLLKRASTMPRLDPPDDKSITTLYIAGLGETVTDGDLKGFFYQFGEIRTITLVQRQQCAFIQFATRQAAEMAAENSFNKLIINGQRLTVKWGRSQAARGKEGEGVSEMGTRLDPVPGLPGALPPPPPLDEEAPANYFNLDPSTSPAVMNLTLPPPPGLNPPPPGFGPPMFHPMGPMAPPMPPPPMGMRPPGQIHYPSQDPQRMGAHAAHGARHGD from the exons ATGGCGACGTCCCTCGGCTCCAACACGTACAATAGACAGAACTGGGAAGACGCG GATTTCCCAATTCTCTGTCAAACATGTCTAGGAGAAAACCCTTACATCCGAATG ACCAAAGAGAAATATGGAAAAGAATGCAAG ATCTGTGCACGGCCTTTTACCGTATTCCGCTGGTGTCCAGGGACACGTATGCGTTTCAAGAAGACCGAAGTTTGTCAGACTTGTAGTAAAATGAAGAATGTTTGTCAGACATGTCTGCTGGATCTGGAGTATG GTTTACCCATCCAGGTTCGAGATACTGGCCTTGCCATTAAAGATGACATTCCTCGCTCGGATGTGAACAAAGAATACTTTACACAGAACATGGAGAGAGAG TTAGCTGATTTGGATGCCGCATGGCCAGGCGGTCAAGGCGGCAAGGCGGCCAGCTCTAGTGACATGTTGTTGAAACTGGCTCGCACGACACCGTACTACAAGAGGAACCGTCCACACATCTGCTCCTTCTGGGTTAAGGGCGAGTGTAGGAGAGGGGAAGAGTGTCCTTACAG GCATGAGAAGCCCACAGATCCTGATGACCCGCTCGCTGACCAGAACATCAAGGATCGTTACTATGGCATCAATGATCCAGTTGCTGACAAGCTACTGAAACGGGCCTCTACCATGCCCAGGCTGGACCCCCCAGATGACAAGTCCATCACCACACTATACATCGCCGGTCTTGGCGAAACAGTCACAGATGGAGATCTCAA gggCTTCTTCTACCAGTTTGGTGAAATTCGTACCATCACATTAGTACAAAGGCAGCAATGCGCCTTCATCCAGTTTGCCACACGGCAAGCTGCTGAAATGGCTGCAGAAAACTCCTTCAATAAGCTCATCATCAATGGTCAGAGGCTCACGGTCAAGTGGGGAAG GTCCCAGGCAGCAAGAGGAAAGGAGGGCGAAGGAGTTAGTGAGATGGGTACCAGACTCGATCCTGTGCCAGGACTACCAGGAG CATTACCTCCACCACCACCTCTTGATGAAGAAGCTCCAGCAAATTATTTCAACCTGGACCCAAGCACCTCTCCAGCTGTCATGAACCTTACTTTGCCGCCACCCCCAGGCCTCAACCCGCCTCCTCCAG GTTTTGGCCCGCCAATGTTTCACCCCATGGGTCCCATGGCTCCACCAATGCCCCCCCCGCCCATGGGAATGAGACCTCCAGGTCAAATCCATTACCCTTCCCAAGATCCCCAGCGGATGGGTGCCCACGCTGCACACGGTGCACGCCATGGCGATTAG
- the LOC125983344 gene encoding myozenin-2 isoform X1: MFTHLGLDDVTKQRMLQAQMLSKEARGGRLNLGKKVSVPKDVMIEELNLPSNRGSRMFQERQKRAERFTLENVANSAHNAMSAHPVAVPPPQIIQKPQGGKENQAFATAGKHSLVMNLQKTLAKKGNSDVLAPGYSAPLNEIPHEKFNTTAIPRFYWSPWREALRHDKELLEALNAQLPLPQRHQVAHYRCFNRSPMPFGGALSSKRVIPVISFEAQESPNLPGATLDRTYHRPNFNRAPRGWRGQQCPESNEL, from the exons ATGTTCACGCATTTGGGTCTGGATGACGTCACCAAGCAGAGAATGTTGCAGGCTCAGATGCTGTCTAAAGAGGCCAGAGGAG GGAGGCTAAATCTGGGGAAGAAGGTCAGCGTCCCAAAAGACGTGATGATTGAGGAACTCAACCTTCCGTCCAATCGAGGATCTCGCATGTTTCAAGAGAGACAGAAGCGGGCTGAGAGATTCACGCTGGAGAACGTGGCCAACAGTGCTCACAACGCCATGAGT GCCCATCCAGTGGCTGTTCCTCCCCCGCAAATCATCCAAAAGCCTCAGGGAGGAAAAGAGAACCAAGCTTTTGCTACCGCTGGTAAGCATAGCCTGGTTATGAACCTTCAGAAGACGCTAGCAAAGAAGGGCAATTCTGATGTCCTCGCTCCAG GATACTCTGCCCCACTGAATGAGATTCCTCATGAGAAGTTTAACACAACAGCAATTCCCAGATTCTACTGGTCTCCATGGAGGGAAGCTTTGCGCCATGACAAGGAACTTCTGGAAGCCCTCAATGCTCAGTTGCCATTACCACAAAGACATCAGGTTGCCCACTACAGGTGTTTCAACAG gtcTCCCATGCCGTTTGGAGGGGCACTGTCCAGCAAGAGGGTGATCCCCGTTATTAGCTTTGAGGCCCAAGAATCCCCAAACCTGCCTGGCGCCACTTTGGACCGCACGTACCATCGGCCTAATTTCAACAGAGCGCCAAGGGGGTGGAGAGGCCAGCAGTGCCCTGAATCTAATGAACTATGA
- the LOC125983344 gene encoding myozenin-2 isoform X2 — protein MFTHLGLDDVTKQRMLQAQMLSKEARGGRLNLGKKVSVPKDVMIEELNLPSNRGSRMFQERQKRAERFTLENVANSAHNAMSAHPVAVPPPQIIQKPQGGKENQAFATAGYSAPLNEIPHEKFNTTAIPRFYWSPWREALRHDKELLEALNAQLPLPQRHQVAHYRCFNRSPMPFGGALSSKRVIPVISFEAQESPNLPGATLDRTYHRPNFNRAPRGWRGQQCPESNEL, from the exons ATGTTCACGCATTTGGGTCTGGATGACGTCACCAAGCAGAGAATGTTGCAGGCTCAGATGCTGTCTAAAGAGGCCAGAGGAG GGAGGCTAAATCTGGGGAAGAAGGTCAGCGTCCCAAAAGACGTGATGATTGAGGAACTCAACCTTCCGTCCAATCGAGGATCTCGCATGTTTCAAGAGAGACAGAAGCGGGCTGAGAGATTCACGCTGGAGAACGTGGCCAACAGTGCTCACAACGCCATGAGT GCCCATCCAGTGGCTGTTCCTCCCCCGCAAATCATCCAAAAGCCTCAGGGAGGAAAAGAGAACCAAGCTTTTGCTACCGCTG GATACTCTGCCCCACTGAATGAGATTCCTCATGAGAAGTTTAACACAACAGCAATTCCCAGATTCTACTGGTCTCCATGGAGGGAAGCTTTGCGCCATGACAAGGAACTTCTGGAAGCCCTCAATGCTCAGTTGCCATTACCACAAAGACATCAGGTTGCCCACTACAGGTGTTTCAACAG gtcTCCCATGCCGTTTGGAGGGGCACTGTCCAGCAAGAGGGTGATCCCCGTTATTAGCTTTGAGGCCCAAGAATCCCCAAACCTGCCTGGCGCCACTTTGGACCGCACGTACCATCGGCCTAATTTCAACAGAGCGCCAAGGGGGTGGAGAGGCCAGCAGTGCCCTGAATCTAATGAACTATGA